In the Argiope bruennichi chromosome 8, qqArgBrue1.1, whole genome shotgun sequence genome, CGAGATCAATATAAGATTTCAAGagcaaatgaatttagaacattagtttctttattaaaagaagtaaagtcagacttctgttaTTACATTACAGGAGAAACTCTTGCTAtaacattaaagaagtttttgaagaaatgttttatttcctcaaaattaTATGAGTGAACATTCCCTTTCAACCATAATACATGAAACCTtgattacattttcaatatatttcctttatagaAATTCCCAATcgtgttattaaaatgaaataaatcatttcctattaatatattgttaatggttaatgaaaatttcaattgttttcacAACAAATCGTTCTTTCAAAAGCCTTACATTGTTTTTATCTTCATTGTGCTTCGCACTTGCCCAATTTTCTATCtttctatctatattttatgcacaaaatatttattttttcaattatatctcaggtaaaaacagcaatattttaaaatgcaggcatttaaaaaaaatttcaacattgtttcattttgaagataaatcttattcgtaaatacaaaaattgtaaaacaatttattacaagCATACCTAATGTTGACACCtactcaacatggaaaaataagcctAATCTTCATATTCTGGTTACAATGataggaaaaaagaaatgaaatattcgtAAAAACAAGACAAAAGACAAGATGAAATACTCATGCGATCGGTTTTGAGtttcttttcaacaatgaaatatattgttgcaaaataagtttaaaatatttcaaaaaatttattaaatatagaaagaaaaattatatgttaaaaattgggtataattaaaaagataattttttggattttaagatgctgtaaaaGCTATTTTGCTACTGTAAAATTTTAGGAAGTTATCTcggaaaaaagtcaatatttcacttaatttttaattaagtaaaattctaattaaaaattttaaaaaatcgctctgaaaatcacttttttaccctccaaagtatatatttgcctaATTTGATAGGCATAAGTCAGATGGTTTGGTTTCTACAAAGCCAACATATACACACAGAGACAAACAGGTAGAAGCTTTGTACTTATGTTTAAGaaccaaaatttagttaaaatgccaatatattttctcgccaaatactcttgccaaccGAAAGATGTGTTTTAtcaaacctagactaatcactcccttttttcaaagagctagGTATAATTTATTGGACAGGTACGGAAATGTTCGTACGGATGAGTTCCACTACTCATCACACCGCGAGTATGGTACTAGACAATAATCTTCGGCTGTAGAATGACACACATGTTGTGTAAGCGGACAAGAACTATTGTACTGTTGTTGTGTGAGCGgccattaaaatgtttcaattactTATAGAAACCATATGATTGAAAAGAATCCCTCCTAGAAGGCACCATGTCTTATTAGGATCACCGAATATCTGTACGATGATCGTTTGACGGTGAAGTATcaaaagttacttttttaaaagatagatcggtctattttttaaaaatttaatacgaataatttattcataaatacaaAATGGTATAGTTTGAGAACATTTTCTGAAGTCTCACTCTCCCATTCAGGTGTATGAAAAACTGGAACGCTTTCTAAGACACTTGGTGACATCAAAACTAATGATATAATGGGGgaaataatgaaagaatgtggttgaatagttaaaaaaatttaagataaatatcaaatttttagatttaaaataatgaaattttaaatatttttattacataagtgctttgaataaagaaaaaaaaaatcaactcatTATAGActagaaaaaagtttttcataatataatccacaagaatttaaaaatagtaaattaaaacattaaaacgtgcaagaaagtaaaaactgattTGACCATTAGAAATAGTTTGAGAAATAAGATTCAGTTTCTTTAAATCACTGATACTTTTTCCCTGATAGTTGCATCTTATGAATTTTTCGGGTTGTGCCTAATGATATTGGATCCAGATATGCAATTCGAGGATGAAAGCCACatgctgaattttattcatccagcTGTTTGTTTTTTCGAATGATGGCGTTCACATAATTATACGGACGCAGAGGGATCGTTTATTCGTTGAATGCATTTCATACCCTATTTCACATAGGTTTACAATCTGGATTCGAAGATCGCGTACCAGATTCTTGGATTGCATTTAAGaacaattattttcacatatacaTACGCGGGAATACGGACACACGCGCtgttcaaaaatgcatttttaggaGAGTCAGGGAGGGGTGTTTGGTAAACTTTGAAATATCATTGACCGAAtgctttgaatattttgtattcatgCACAACAAAGCAAAGAATATTTCAGATTACTATAAAGAGCATTTACTTACATTCGAAATTTGCTTTCGTTCATTACTcacattcataaaatttagatAGAATTGCTCAGAATACTTTCATGTTGTGTTATGACTTATAGCACTTTACAAGCCTGCTGCGAGCTTGGTTGTCAGCtttttaagccgagtgagcgtctcttgttttttcagtaccGCCCAAttgagccaagagtacgacttaggtACTTCATGCGTCatatttgcttgcacaacccctttttgaaAGAGGCACAAACACACACCTCACAGAAgaagaaccatgcccgaaccgggactcgaatcatGGGGAGGACGTGCTACTCCAATGGCAGGACGCCGACTCGGACAGGAATAACTGTATACGAAATATTATCCGAGCAGTTCGGGGGTGGGGGTGGGAATGGTCTACCCGAAACTATCCCGCATGCTTTGGAATAAAGGCCCACAACCATCGCAAAAAAAAATGACGGACCTTGTATGGCATTGATTCATAGTActttcgaaatattaatctttataaagAATGGAGCATTTTTGTAGCATGCTATTCTTGACAAGATTTTCAGCAAGGAATCCTTGGCATGCGGTGaacagtattcgaaaatcgaatgtgtgctTCAGAAGCCTTTTTCCCGGCAGAAATTGGACTCAGAACTGCACTTGTAAGACAAGAACCGGATCGGATGCAATGACATCTTTTGAGTGAGcgtttctgaaaatgcagacaGACCCCTCGTGGGGTTAGATCCGAGGTGGCCATACCAAAGACGTTGATTCTGtgagcaaaattttattcatttgctcTCTCGTTTTGTAATGTTCGCATGAGGTTATATTCAtgcagccggacagacagacttcctccgaacggattttgctcaacattgGATAGAAGCCTATCACTTGGGTGCAAAGACCGAATGTCATCCATCGAACTCAAAACATCACATTTTCAGAAAGCAAGATTTCGAACTCACGGGAGAGGTGGGGGGAATATAAAATatggatattcgtcaaaatctcgagttagaactTTTTAACGGTTACAATACTCTATCGATACTTCACATGCGAGGAGGTATGAATGAGACACATTTCATTAGAGAAAAGATGAAAAGCTGTGCAACGCaatcaataacattttatttcctttttcttactGAAAAATCTTCCTTCGTTCATTACTTCTAACCAGACATATGCTTTGTTTTTgctacttttatatatttcaatagatTTCTGACTAGGCAAACTAGTTACAGTACAATAGACATCCTTATAGTGAACAGTTGTAAGtgaatgctaaaattaaaaagagatgCATTGTTCTATTTTTGATGGAAAGCGCAATCGGTACccttttttatttgtctaaatGTTTCATAATGGCAGTCTCTAgtgagaatatttaaaaagaaaggggTTTGGGGAAACACGAGTTGAAAAGGATGTGGTGACCTTCTATTATAATAAGTACATTAACGTAAAGTGTATTTTTTCACATCAGCATAAATAACGTTAGAAAACGCTATGCATACCCTTTgtgatttatgaagaaaatttggtTTTTAGATACTTGAAACGGTACAGTGTCTAGAAAATGAGATTTGACAAATGTTTGTCACGTTATTAATATGAATGATAATACAAACAGtttctttcactttttctcaGTAGCACactattattcattttcaaaaaatttttagatccataaaatatttgcatattttgtaaaaaaatattacaattgtttaataattgttGTCATTGAATACAAATTCTTTATACTGATCCATTTTCAATAACACATCTTTTCTCAGTaagattttaaattctatctCAAAAATTCGAATGGCGAATATAAGCTTTGGACCGTCAGGTATACAATCTGCTTTAAAGATAAGAAtgtattgaaaacattttattgctttaaaggATTCAAAAGTTAGCATTGCCTAAGAGTTGCCCTCGAAATGATGCAGAGTCGggaattttattcatgaattcagttttaaaaagtaatattgaaatgctagtgtagtgattggattttgaagcgttaggaaataaacgttcatagatggcgctagacaactagcgcgagtgtaattaaaagagtgatgtcattcgagtgttggctcttggaggagaaggagttactgagcagagtaactcgaacgaatctgaaataaatctgttaagttttctatttgcctatttattgaaagcactcacgaaccagccacgacatttgGCGCAGTCGAAAAGATTGAAAATCGAGTGCTATTTTTGACGAACTTTATTTGATAAAGGTGTGCTTTCGGTATCGATATGGCCTTCCTAGGCAGTgcgaaaaaggaagatttgaagttgttggcggaagagctgggtgaaactgtttcattagagatgaaaattgtggacttaaaaaaattaatcactggAAGTGAAAATAACGAGGAAGagtttgtgaagaaacaaatgatagttatcatagaggatagaaaagagagagaagatcaaaaacgaaagcaagaagaacgagaatttgaagaaagaaaaattaaagaagagtgggaattgcaggagaaaaaggcgcaagaagaacgagaattcgaacttgagaaactgaagctgcaatattccagtgtacccgtggatgtcgaattaccaactcccaagatagaactcaggcatgtgatgcaaaaattcgatgaaaagaacagtgatatcagtttatatttgctgttgttcgagaggcaagccgagtgggctcaaataaaacgagaagattaCGTGTCGCATCTATTAGGATTATTGCCAACGGATATAACCCAACTCATCGCTCGAGAGCCAATCGAGAAAGTTAAGGACTATGACCACGTCAAGAGTTTATTAGTGAAACGATTTAAACTCAGCCCGGAAAAATTCAGGCAAAAGTTTATGACTCAATTTAAAAGACCGGAGACTACCTGGTGCGATTTTACttacgaacttaaaaattatttcgagcaatggattcaaggattggaaataactacttttgaaagtttgtcggatttaatcataacagaacagataaagcgaaaagtacctacggatattaaagaacattttattgatgtttggtcacaattcacgaatccaaacgaaactgcaagcaaattagatgattatgaaaatgtgcgaTCAAACAGTGTGAGGAAAACGAAAGAACTATATCAAGAGAATAACTGTTCTAAACATCAAACCTACGACGAAAGAGAAGATAGACATTTTTCGGAACGGAAATATGTACCCCCGAATCAAcgagaattcagaaacaaaaactttcataaaaacgaaactacaaattcaagaaaagtaacaaGTGACTGTTACGTTTGTGGATTGTCACATTTTGCTAGAGACTgcccaaatagacataaaaaatcgcAGTTGAGAGAATCTGCGGCAGAAAAGAAACGGGAAGACGTTTTAACTGCGGAAATTCAGTCggaattaattaatggtgaaaaaagcttaaatatcaaccctttacaatacgttgatatttgtgtggacaatagagaactgaaaaccctagttgactcaggtgctatgataccagttttaaattctaaatatgtgtcaagtgaacaaaaagaaaaaggaaagatcattttaaaaagtgcatttggagAAAGGATTAACGCTATTCTTTcgagttttcaaatatcattaaaagataaaaacaacgaaGGATTTTCCAGGCCTATTGAGATAGTTGCAGCTGTCACGGATAGAATTCAAGAGCAATTCATCCTCCCCCCCCTCTGTATTAAACTTATTGGGAGAAAGCATAAACCACAGATGCACCCAAAACTTGTCTGGATTAGAGGCGCCGATGGAAGAGAgctttgatgaatttatgatttgttgtggAATTAGTCAGAGCGAAGAAAAACCGAGCGGAAATGAAAGCGATTCtttggataagaaaaacaaaattaatgcgttgaaagaagaacaaagaaaatgtgatactttgcagtcagtaagaaaaaatgtatcgcttggaaaaggaaacttttttatgaatgatgaattaatattccaCCGGGATAAAATATTAGGCGAAAAAGTGAATCAGTTGGTTTTGCCCAAAAATAAGAGACAGCAAGTTCTTAAATTAGCACATGAATCAATTTTCGGATGTCATAtgggattaaaaaaaactagtgaaagaattaaatacagtttttattggccaaatatgacagatgatatcaaaaacttttgtaaatcctGTAAAGAATGCCAGTTGAGGAGTCCGGaaaaattgattgataaaattctaattactcCTGTTCTCCGTCCGGAATTGCCATTTGAGATAGTAAATATAGACCTAATAGGACCCATTGAACCCCCTTCTGCTCGTCGGCATAAGTATGTATTATGTCTAATGGACCAGCATTCTCGATGGCCGGAGGCTATCCCTCTACGTTCGTTAACGGCTAAAGCTACGTGTGATGCTTTATTGGAGATATTCATGCGGACTGGAATACCCAATGTTATTGCAAGTGATAAAGTGGAACgaactttatttctaagttaacccaggaattcatgaaaagattagGTTGTGCTCCCAGATTTACGACGCCTAACCATCCAGCTGGGAATGGCcttatagaaagatataatagGGTGTTCAAAAATTCACTCCATCACATTATCAGAACTGATCCGAGTAATTGGGATAAATACATTCCATATATGCTTTTTGCGTACAGGGAAGTTCCTAACTGTACGACGGGTGTTTCGCCATTCAAGTTGATGTATGGACGTGAAGCACGAGGACCTCTCGGTGTTCTAAAATCGAGCTGGTGTGGTGATATTGCCATTCCGTTAAACATGGAGAAATCAGTTGTGGATTATTTAcaggagcaaaaaataaacttagaaagagCTGCAGAGGAAGCATCTCTCATCGCTTCTGGTAAACAGCAggcatatgcagaatattttaaccgccgaaccgcttctaaggaatttaagccaggtgaccaagtttatttattaatacctgaTTCATCGAACAAATTGTATGCCCGTTGGACTGGTCCTGGAGAAGTTATCGAGCATTGCCCTCCACATTCATGTAAAGTAAAACTTAGCGATGGAAAAATTCGGCATTGTCATGCGAATAAAATTCGGAAATACTATCCAAGAATTAATGCTGTAGGCATGATCTTTGAAGATGATGCAGACTTTGGAGAAGTTTATTCATCccccagttataaaaatgtatgttactgGAAAGAGATATTTGATCAAGTGGATTTGCGACATCTTTCTGAGGAAGTGAAATGTCAAATCCTGAACTTATTGGGGAATCATCGTTCAATATTTACCGGACAAGTTAGAGTTGCAAAGGTTGGTCatcacaagataaaattagaggacgataaagaaaggaaaaacctTACGTGTACAGGATTCCCGAAGCGTTGAAACCTCAAATAGACTCCCAAATCGAAGAACTCCTAAAACTAGATCTAATCGAAGAGAGCTCAGCTGACATTGCTtatcctatagtctgtgtaaacAAGAAGGATGGATCTATAAGGATGTGCGTGGATTATCGAGCTTTGAATGCAGCGGCTAAAACCGACGATTTCCCCATGGAAGACGCAAcggaattaatatattccataggacaggcaaatgtgattagtgtgttagatcttttgaaggggtactattcgcttcccatggaagaagattcgcgggattatacatcttttaagatCCATAGATCACAATATCGTTTTAAGGTAATGCCTTTTGGGCTGAAAAATGCAGCTGCAACTTTTCAAAGGGAAATGAACAAAGCATTGTCGCCATACAGAGAATTTTGCCGTGCTTATATTGATGACATTGCTATATTCTCCAATGATATTCCCTCTCACTTGAAACATCTTCATTTGGTGCTGGATAGATTGGAAGAGCTGCAATTCACTGTTAATCTTTCAAAGTGTGCTTTcgcgaaatctgaaatttcatacctgGGACATATAATTGGCTCAGGAAAGCATCAAGCTGATCCAGCTAAGTTGGAAACGATCTCTCGTTTGCCCGTACCTGAAACCAAGAAACAACTACGTAGTGCTCTTGGTCTGTTCAACTATTATCGTGATTATATTGCGAATTTCGCCGAGATTGCCTTTCCATTAACGgaactaacaaagaaaagaaacCCTGATGTGTTGCCGTGGTGTGAAATGCATagtgttgcttttgaaaaattaaaatcagcattgttaCACGCTCCTACTCTACACACCCCGAATATGAGCAAACCATTTGTGATTCATTGTGATGCCTCGTCAATCGTGATTGGCTCGTGTTTATCACAGACTGTTGATGGAAAAATGTGCCCTATCGCttatgcaagtcaaaaattaaacaaaagccaacAATCTTGGTCGACAATCGGACGGGAAGCATTTGCTATAGTTTGGagcttgaaaaagtttgaaacccttgtgtttggatccgagatccacatttttaccgatcataacccccttccttatctgaccaagtgcgctcctcagtcatctcgactacaaaggtgggtatttgccttgcagagattcaacataacattaaaacattgcccTGGTTCTAAAATGCCGCATGCTGATGCTTTGTCacgtttattaccaaaatagactgaaaaacatttttttagaactaatatcatttttctgttttatatatcaatatgggattagtgactataaaataataataatttatgcttgatattatgtatatttgttttaatgtttttttttgtttatcattttcttaatatgttgaataattggtaTTTGCAAGTTTGGTTAAGAGTATAATGtgcaaaactatttgaaataggaTTAGTTAcaggaatataactttttctagtgtttgtt is a window encoding:
- the LOC129981408 gene encoding uncharacterized protein LOC129981408; its protein translation is MKRLGCAPRFTTPNHPAGNGLIERYNRVFKNSLHHIIRTDPSNWDKYIPYMLFAYREVPNCTTGVSPFKLMYGREARGPLGVLKSSWCGDIAIPLNMEKSVVDYLQEQKINLERAAEEASLIASGMIFEDDADFGEVYSSPSYKNVCYWKEIFDQVDLRHLSEEVKCQILNLLGNHRSIFTGQVRVAKVGHHKIKLEDDKERKNLTCTGFPKR